In the Pedosphaera parvula Ellin514 genome, one interval contains:
- the rmuC gene encoding DNA recombination protein RmuC: MVQAVDCFLFERRQTKMSPVTLLIVGLLIGVALGCVIGWLAGSRRSAAAPQDARLENELRQQLSQRETELARQREQLTKLNAACAAAEAQKHSAEKLLAEQREVHEHALKEAKATQDKALGDLRETFKALSADALKQTHPEFLRLANETLAKFQETAKGDLSQRQESIKTLVKPLEEQLKIYQQRLAQSETSQSSALGEVKKHLETLALQSQSLSSETLQLRRVLSSNQARGRWGEETLRRVIEAAGMSAHCDFSEQIQSGDSKPDLIVRLPGDRIIIVDAKVPEIDFLTAIDNADTIKRTEALAAHAKKLKETIKALGDRDYPREFPNALDYVVLFLPAESLFSAALEGDHDLIVWAATKRIMIATPASLIALLRSVSVSWQQHAQSENARSIAEAAQELYARIAKFTEHFDNIRKGLERANSAFNDAVGSYDRMVRPSGEKLSKLSGGTNGKELVEVEFLENRLRLPPNQ, encoded by the coding sequence ATGGTTCAGGCCGTGGATTGTTTTTTGTTTGAACGCAGACAAACCAAAATGTCGCCCGTAACTTTATTAATCGTTGGATTGCTAATTGGAGTCGCCCTTGGCTGTGTGATCGGCTGGCTGGCTGGATCACGGCGCAGTGCTGCCGCTCCACAGGATGCGAGGTTGGAAAACGAACTGCGCCAACAACTCTCTCAACGGGAGACCGAACTGGCCCGGCAACGGGAACAACTCACAAAACTAAATGCCGCCTGTGCTGCCGCCGAAGCACAAAAACATTCCGCTGAGAAACTTCTCGCAGAACAGCGGGAGGTGCACGAACACGCCCTGAAAGAAGCCAAAGCCACACAAGATAAAGCGCTCGGCGATCTGCGTGAAACCTTTAAAGCACTCAGCGCCGATGCCCTCAAGCAAACCCATCCTGAGTTTCTTAGACTGGCGAACGAGACACTCGCCAAATTCCAGGAAACCGCCAAAGGGGACCTCTCGCAGCGTCAAGAGTCCATTAAAACCCTGGTTAAACCACTTGAAGAACAACTCAAGATATACCAGCAGCGACTGGCTCAAAGTGAAACCAGTCAGTCCAGCGCTCTTGGTGAAGTAAAAAAACACTTGGAAACCTTGGCTCTGCAAAGCCAATCACTATCAAGCGAAACTCTGCAATTGCGCCGCGTTCTCAGTTCCAACCAGGCACGTGGGCGCTGGGGTGAAGAAACATTACGGCGAGTCATCGAAGCCGCTGGCATGAGCGCACACTGTGACTTCAGTGAGCAAATCCAGTCTGGCGATAGCAAACCAGATCTAATTGTTCGTTTGCCCGGTGACCGCATCATTATTGTTGACGCCAAGGTACCTGAAATCGATTTCCTGACGGCCATTGATAATGCAGATACCATCAAACGAACCGAGGCTCTGGCTGCACACGCTAAAAAGCTGAAGGAAACCATCAAGGCTCTTGGCGATCGTGACTACCCGCGCGAATTTCCAAATGCACTGGATTATGTGGTCCTCTTTCTACCGGCAGAATCACTCTTTAGCGCTGCCCTCGAAGGAGATCATGATTTAATAGTATGGGCCGCGACCAAACGCATCATGATCGCCACACCGGCATCACTCATTGCTCTTCTCCGTTCGGTAAGCGTCAGTTGGCAACAACATGCCCAATCAGAAAATGCTCGCTCGATCGCTGAAGCGGCGCAGGAATTATATGCGCGCATTGCCAAATTTACTGAACATTTCGACAATATCCGCAAAGGATTGGAACGTGCAAACAGCGCTTTCAATGATGCAGTAGGTAGCTATGACCGAATGGTGCGTCCAAGCGGAGAAAAACTTTCAAAACTAAGTGGCGGAACAAATGGCAAAGAGCTTGTCGAAGTTGAGTTTCTGGAAAACCGTTTGAGATTGCCTCCAAACCAGTAG